In the Fusarium oxysporum f. sp. lycopersici 4287 chromosome 9, whole genome shotgun sequence genome, one interval contains:
- a CDS encoding ornithine aminotransferase gives MSPHAEKAVSRFHATSTEKAIAIEEEYAAHNYHPLPVVFSRAEGINVWDPEGRHYYDFLSAYSAVNQGHCHPELVKTLAEQAGRLTLSSRAFYNDVFPKWAEKVRSVFGYDMVLPMCTGAEAVETAIKIARKWAYKVKGVPQEKAWIFGVSENFHGRTMTAITLSVDPESRENYGPYVPNVGAFNPTTGKAIRYNNIADLEEVLEAHGKETAAFICEPIQGEAGVVVPDEDYLAKVQALCTKHNVLFICDEIQTGIGRTGRMLCSQWANIKPDLVTLGKAISGGMYPVSCVLSSKEVMLVVEPGTHGSTYGGNPLGCAVSIRALEIMEEEDLTAKAEKLGNMFRDGLKALNTPILKVIRGKGLLNAVVIDESAANGRTAWDLCLLLKSKGLLAKPTHGDIIRFAPPLVISEEELRKGLEIISEAIKELPNVERAKGH, from the exons ATGTCTCCCCACGCTGAAAAGGCCGTCTCTCGGTTCCATGCAACCTCTACCGAGAAGGCCATCGCCATTGAGGAGGAGTACGCCGCTCACAACTACCACCCTCTCCCCGTAGTCTTCTCCCGCGCTGAGGGCATCAACGTCTGGGATCCTGAGGGCCGCCACTACTACGACTTCCTCTCTGCCTACAGCGCCGTCAACCAGGGCCACTGCCACCCCGAACTCGTCAAGACTCTTGCCGAGCAGGCTGGTCGATTGACCCTCAGCTCCAGAGCTTTCTACAACGATGTCTTCCCCAAGTGGGCTGAGAAGGTCCGCAGCGTTTTCGGCTACGACATGGTTCTACCCATGTGCACTGgtgctgaagctgttgagacTGCTATCAAGATTGCCCGCAAGTGGGCGTACAAGGTCAAGGGTGTTCCTCAGGAGAAGGCTTGGATCTTTGGTGTTTCCGAGAACTTCCACGGTCGAACC ATGACCGCCATTACTCTGTCAGTCGACCCCGAATCAAGAGAAAACTACGGCCCTTATGTCCCCAATGTTGGTGCTTTCAACCCCACCACTGGCAAGGCCATTCGATACAACAACATTGCCGATCTCGAGGAGGTTCTTGAGGCTCACGGCAAGGAGACTGCTGCTTTCATCTGCGAGCCCATCCAGGGTGaggctggtgttgttgtcCCCGATGAGGATTACCTCGCCAAGGTCCAGGCTCTCTGCACCAAGCACAACGTTTTGTTCATCTGCGACGAGATCCAAACTGGTATCGGCCGAACTGGACGCATGCTCTGCTCCCAGTGGGCCAACATCAAGCCCGATCTTGTTACCCTCGGAAAGGCCATCTCTGGTGGTATGTACCCTGTGAGCTGCGTTCTCAGCAGCAAGGAGGTCATGCTGGTCGTCGAGCCCGGCACTCACGGTTCTACCTACGGTGGTAACCCCCTGGGCTGTGCCGTCTCAATTCGCGCTCTTGAGATtatggaagaggaggatcttactgccaaggctgagaagctcgGTAACATGTTCCGCGACGgtctcaaggctctcaacaCCCCTATCCTCAAGGTGATCCGAGGAAAGGGTCTGCTCAATGCCGTTGTCATCGACGAGTCCGCCGCCAACGGCCGAACTGCCTGGGATCTGTGCCTGCTCCTCAAGAGCAAGGGTCTTCTTGCCAAGCCTACTCACGGCGACATCATCCGCTTTGCGCCTCCTCTGGTGATCAGCGAGGAGGAGCTCCGAAAGGGTCTCGAGATCATTTCTGAGGCTATCAAGGAGCTTCCCAATGTTGAGCGAGCCAAGGGCCACTAG
- a CDS encoding GPI mannosyltransferase 3 yields the protein MSSATVSRKVLDEARNKRNRSVFLRDIIVIRLINAWWIATFFQPDEFFQSLEPAWDLAFGSRSGAWLTWEWKHQLRTSLHPALFAGVYLIADFISSRILPIGILRAAILVAAPKALQAVIAGLGDWYTWQLAVSIYGANSNVSFFALFLQLFNPWQWYCSTRTFSNSLETTLTVMALYYWPWELVSAAQTTKENPKPTPVLKSLWPLRASLCLAALAVVLRPTNVLIWATIVFFTLTRISLQGSSPLTISTVFALIREAILCGSLILVISIASDRLYFGFWTFPAYNFLNFNLSKSLAVFYGRNPWHYYILQGLPLICTTSLPFAIMALYKSSAFASSTSQSNTLKTLAYTVFTTIGALSLISHKEVRFIYPLLPALSILSAPVAASFFTFQPDATTNNPRPRPQIRNKHYLLAALGVNAFLAGYLSFFHQTAPLNVLTYLRHEYERIHPDSVQLAQTSRFSVGPGKDEELFALFLMPCHSTPWRSHLVYPGLRAYALTCEPPLHTEPNTRERENYRDEADRFYDNPIPFLTSELFGPEKPLAVPRYIVGFDGIEPWLQDFVKTPEAQALSLTQVRPVWKGFNGLFNEDWRRSGKMIVWDTGIYDNAPPAKES from the exons ATGTCGTCCGCGACAGTTTCAAGGAAAGTCTTAGACGAGGCTCGGAATAAGAGGAATCGATCTGTTTTCCTGCGTGATATCATTGTCATTCGACTCATCAACGCTTGGTGGATAGCTACCTTTTTCCAACCAGATGAGTTCTTCCAATCTCTTGAGCCAGCTTGGGATTTGGCTTTTGGCTCCAGGAGCGGTGCATGGTTAACTTGG GAATGGAAACATCAACTCAGAACCTCTCTTCACCCAGCTCTCTTTGCCGGGGTCTATCTCATCGCAGACTTCATCTCCAGCCGCATCCTCCCTATAGGCATCCTCCGCGCTGCCATCCTCGTCGCAGCCCCGAAAGCCCTTCAAGCCGTAattgctggtcttggtgactGGTACACCTGGCAACTCGCCGTGTCTATTTATGGAGCCAACAGCAATGTCTCCTTCTTTGCA CTCTTTCTTCAACTCTTCAACCCCTGGCAATGGTACTGCTCTACACGTACCTTTTCCAACTCTCTTGAAACGACTCTCACTGTTATGGCGTTGTATTATTGGCCTTGGGAACTTGTCAGTGCTGCACAGACAACAAAGGAGAATCCCAAACCTACCCCTGTTCTCAAGAGTCTCTGGCCGCTTCGTGCGTCTCTGTGCCTGGCAGCATTGGCCGTCGTTCTTCGACCGACCAACGTCCTCATCTGGGCGACTATTGTCTTCTTCACCCTCACCCGAATCTCACTACAAGGTTCTTCACCGCTCACAATTTCGACTGTGTTTGCATTGATTCGCGAGGCAATTCTCTGCGGCTCTCTAATCCTGGTCATTTCCATCGCATCAGATCGTCTATACTTTGGCTTCTGGACATTCCCTGCGTACAacttcctcaacttcaacctctCCAAATCCCTCGCTGTGTTCTATGGCCGCAATCCATGGCACTACTACATTCTTCAGGGTCTCCCTCTTATCTGCACCACTAGTCTTCCCTTTGCAATTATGGCTCTGTACAAGTCAAGTGCATTTGCCTCATCAACGAGCCAGTCCAATACACTGAAGACACTCGCATATACCGTCTTCACAACTATCGGCGCGCTTTCACTCATCTCTCATAAGGAGGTTCGCTTCAtctatcctcttcttccagcaCTCAGCATCCTCTCCGCTCCCGTTGCCGCCTCATTCTTCACTTTCCAGCCAGATGCTACCACCAACAACCCCCGTCCTCGGCCTCAAATCCGCAATAAGCACTATCTCTTGGCTGCCCTGGGCGTCAACGCCTTTCTCGCAGGATATCTGTCTTTCTTCCACCAAACAGCCCCCCTCAATGTTCTTACATACCTCCGCCATGAGTACGAACGCATCCACCCAGACTCAGTTCAACTCGCCCAGACTTCTCGCTTCTCTGTTGGCCCTGGGAAAGACGAAGAATTATTCGCCCTTTTCCTCATGCCTTGCCATTCTACCCCTTGGCGATCCCATCTAGTATACCCTGGTCTACGAGCTTACGCCCTCACTTGTGAACCACCTCTTCACACTGAGCCAAACACTCGTGAGCGGGAGAACTATCGTGACGAGGCCGATCGCTTTTACGACAACCCTATTCCCTTTCTTACTTCGGAGCTATTTGGACCAGAAAAGCCGCTTGCTGTCCCTCGCTACATCGTCGGTTTCGACGGTATCGAGCCATGGCTACAGGACTTCGTCAAGACCCCTGAGGCGCAGGCTCTCAGTCTCACACAGGTGCGCCCTGTTTGGAAGGGATTCAATGGTTTGTTTAACGAAGATTGGCGACGCTCGGGAAAGATGATTGTGTGGGACACTGGTATTTACGATAACGCACCTCCAGCGAAGGAGTCGTAG
- a CDS encoding GPI mannosyltransferase 3: protein MALYYWPWELVSAAQTTKENPKPTPVLKSLWPLRASLCLAALAVVLRPTNVLIWATIVFFTLTRISLQGSSPLTISTVFALIREAILCGSLILVISIASDRLYFGFWTFPAYNFLNFNLSKSLAVFYGRNPWHYYILQGLPLICTTSLPFAIMALYKSSAFASSTSQSNTLKTLAYTVFTTIGALSLISHKEVRFIYPLLPALSILSAPVAASFFTFQPDATTNNPRPRPQIRNKHYLLAALGVNAFLAGYLSFFHQTAPLNVLTYLRHEYERIHPDSVQLAQTSRFSVGPGKDEELFALFLMPCHSTPWRSHLVYPGLRAYALTCEPPLHTEPNTRERENYRDEADRFYDNPIPFLTSELFGPEKPLAVPRYIVGFDGIEPWLQDFVKTPEAQALSLTQVRPVWKGFNGLFNEDWRRSGKMIVWDTGIYDNAPPAKES, encoded by the coding sequence ATGGCGTTGTATTATTGGCCTTGGGAACTTGTCAGTGCTGCACAGACAACAAAGGAGAATCCCAAACCTACCCCTGTTCTCAAGAGTCTCTGGCCGCTTCGTGCGTCTCTGTGCCTGGCAGCATTGGCCGTCGTTCTTCGACCGACCAACGTCCTCATCTGGGCGACTATTGTCTTCTTCACCCTCACCCGAATCTCACTACAAGGTTCTTCACCGCTCACAATTTCGACTGTGTTTGCATTGATTCGCGAGGCAATTCTCTGCGGCTCTCTAATCCTGGTCATTTCCATCGCATCAGATCGTCTATACTTTGGCTTCTGGACATTCCCTGCGTACAacttcctcaacttcaacctctCCAAATCCCTCGCTGTGTTCTATGGCCGCAATCCATGGCACTACTACATTCTTCAGGGTCTCCCTCTTATCTGCACCACTAGTCTTCCCTTTGCAATTATGGCTCTGTACAAGTCAAGTGCATTTGCCTCATCAACGAGCCAGTCCAATACACTGAAGACACTCGCATATACCGTCTTCACAACTATCGGCGCGCTTTCACTCATCTCTCATAAGGAGGTTCGCTTCAtctatcctcttcttccagcaCTCAGCATCCTCTCCGCTCCCGTTGCCGCCTCATTCTTCACTTTCCAGCCAGATGCTACCACCAACAACCCCCGTCCTCGGCCTCAAATCCGCAATAAGCACTATCTCTTGGCTGCCCTGGGCGTCAACGCCTTTCTCGCAGGATATCTGTCTTTCTTCCACCAAACAGCCCCCCTCAATGTTCTTACATACCTCCGCCATGAGTACGAACGCATCCACCCAGACTCAGTTCAACTCGCCCAGACTTCTCGCTTCTCTGTTGGCCCTGGGAAAGACGAAGAATTATTCGCCCTTTTCCTCATGCCTTGCCATTCTACCCCTTGGCGATCCCATCTAGTATACCCTGGTCTACGAGCTTACGCCCTCACTTGTGAACCACCTCTTCACACTGAGCCAAACACTCGTGAGCGGGAGAACTATCGTGACGAGGCCGATCGCTTTTACGACAACCCTATTCCCTTTCTTACTTCGGAGCTATTTGGACCAGAAAAGCCGCTTGCTGTCCCTCGCTACATCGTCGGTTTCGACGGTATCGAGCCATGGCTACAGGACTTCGTCAAGACCCCTGAGGCGCAGGCTCTCAGTCTCACACAGGTGCGCCCTGTTTGGAAGGGATTCAATGGTTTGTTTAACGAAGATTGGCGACGCTCGGGAAAGATGATTGTGTGGGACACTGGTATTTACGATAACGCACCTCCAGCGAAGGAGTCGTAG
- a CDS encoding mitochondrial import inner membrane translocase subunit TIM9, which yields MDMLSAAEQRTLEQRMQKRQVKEFMGAFGGLVEHCFMSCVDDFTSKAISTRESGCINRCVQKWMASQQRISDRFQEHNAQLTAQMNK from the exons ATGGATAT GCTTTCCGCAGCTGAGCAGCGCACTCTTGAGCAGCGCATGCAGAAGCGCCAGGTCAAGGAGTTTATGGGT GCATTTGGTGGTCTTGTTGAGCACTGCTTCATGTCCTGTGTCGATGACTTCACCTCAAAGGCCATCTCAACCCGAGAAAGTGGCTGCATCAACCGATGCGTTCAGAAGTGGatggcttctcaacagcgCATCAGCGACCGCTTCCAAGAGCACAACGCCCAGCTCACAGCTCAGATGAACAAATAA
- a CDS encoding anthranilate synthase component 2 — protein MGSSDIIDHSPHQADPSPPIPTASNLILIDNYDSFTWNIYQYLVLAGATVTVYRNDKVTVDEIIAKKPTQIIISPGPGHPETDSGVSRDVIRHFAGKVPIFGVCMGLQCIFNVYGGEVSSAGEWLHGKTSPLTHDSKGVFSGLKQGVPVTRYHSLAGTHVTLPEDLEVSSWVAKPDGSPGVIQGVRHKKYTIEGVQFHPESILTEGGRAMITNFLRMQGGTWEENTQFQKSGSANSDDSAAPKSKKNNILQRIYANRKAAVDAQKQIPSQRFEDLQVAYDLNAAPPQIPFVNRLRQSPFDVALMAEIKRGSPSKGIFALDISAPAQARKYALAGASVISVLTEPEWFKGSIEDLRAVRQVLDGMPNRPAILRKEFIFDEYQILEARLAGADTVLLIVKMLDSELLQRLYNYSLQLGMEPLVEVQNAEEMTTAVKLGSKVIGVNNRNLESFEVDLNTTGRLRSMVPESTIICALSGINTHDDVLMNKRDGVNAVLVGEAIMRAPDASVFISQLCSGTEPPAKSDVASSLYVKICGTRSPEAALKAAESGADFVGICLVPGAKRCISHETALAISEAVHTYPSTRKYETQVAAVDNKAKDYFEAAAQRLRSPRPQLVGIFQNQPLSEVLEKQKQYDLDLVQLHGDEPIEWASLIPVPVVRCFKPGQVGIARRGYHTVPLLDSGSGSGKLLNVTNVQAVLESDPELRVFLAGGLNPDNVAESVKALGPLADRVIGVDVSSGVEEDGKQSLDKIAAFVKAAKEIR, from the exons atgGGTTCCTCAGATATTATCGATCACTCGCCTCACCAGGCTGATCCCTCGCCTCCAATTCCAACGGCCTCTAACCTTATTCTTATTGACAACTACGACTCTTTCACCTGGAACATTTACCAGTATCTCGTTCTTGCAGGAGCTACGGTTACTGTCTATCGAAATGACAAGGTCACTGTGGATGAAATCATTGCCAAGAAACCCACCCAGATTATCATCAGCCCCGGTCCCGGTCACCCCGAGACTGATTCTGGTGTGAGCCGCGATGTCATTAGACATTTTGCTGGCAAGGTTCCTATCTTTGGTGTCTGTATGGGCCT TCAGTGCATCTTTAATGTCTATGGCGGAGAAGTCAGTTCAGCTGGTGAATGGCTCCATGGCAAGACTTCACCGTTGACCCATGACTCCAAGGGTGTGTTCTCTGGTCTCAAGCAGGGTGTTCCAGTTACTCGGTACCATTCTCTTGCAGGTACCCACGTCACTTTGCCTGAGGACCTGGAGGTTTCCTCTTGGGTGGCTAAGCCTGATGGTTCCCCTGGTGTCATTCAAGGTGTTCGTCACAAGAAGTACACCATTGAAGGTGTCCAATTCCACCCTGAGAGTATCCTAACTGAAGGTGGACGAGCTATGATCACAAACTTCCTCCGCATGCAAGGAGGTACTTGGGAGGAGAACACTCAGTTCCAGAAGTCTGGTTCTGCCAACAGTGACGACTCGGCTGCAcccaagtccaagaagaacaacatTCTGCAGCGAATTTACGCCAACCGAAAGGCTGCTGTGGATGCTCAGAAGCAAATTCCTTCTCAAAGATTTGAGGATCTACAAGTTGCATACGATCTTAACGCTGCCCCTCCCCAGATTCCTTTTGTCAACCGACTACGACAGTCTCCTTTTGACGTTGCTTTGATGGCTGAGATCAAGCGCGGTTCTCCTTCTAAGGGCATCTTTGCGCTGGATATTTCCGCCCCTGCACAAGCTCGAAAGTACGCTTTGGCAGGCGCAAGTGTCATTTCCGTGCTTACTGAGCCTGAGTGGTTCAAAGGCAGTATTGAGGACTTGAGAGCCGTTCGACAAGTCTTGGATGGCATGCCCAACAGACCCGCAATCCTTCGTAAGGAGTTCATCTTTGACGAGTATCAGATCCTTGAGGCACGATTGGCTGGTGCGGATACTGTTCTGCTCATTGTCAAGATGCTTGATTCTGAGCTTCTACAAAGACTATATAACTATTCTCTCCAATTGGGTATGGAGCCTCTTGTCGAGGTTCAGAATGCTGAGGAGATGACGACTGCAGTCAAGCTGGGCTCCAAGGTCATCGGTGTCAACAACCGTAACCTCGAGAGCTTTGAAGTtgatctcaacaccacaggCCGGCTACGCAGCATGGTGCCTGAAAGCACAATCATTTGCGCGCTCAGTGGTATCAACACCCATGATGACGTTTTGATGAACAAGAGGGATGGTGTCAATGCTGTTCTAGTTGGTGAGGCCATCATGAGAGCCCCTGACGCCAGTGTTTTCATCAGCCAACTATGCTCTGGAACCGAGCCCCCTGCTAAATCTGATGTCGCGTCATCATTGTACGTCAAGATTTGCGGTACTCGAAGTCCTGAGGCTGCCCTGAAAGCTGCCGAGTCAGGGGCAGACTTCGTTGGCATCTGCCTTGTTCCTGGTGCCAAGCGATGTATCTCACATGAGACTGCCCTTGCAATCTCAGAAGCAGTGCACACATATCCTAGCACTCGAAAATACGAAACCCAAGTAGCAGCAGTAGAcaacaaagccaaggacTACTTCGAAGCTGCTGCCCAAAGACTTCGTAGCCCTCGACCTCAGCTCGTTGGTATTTTCCAGAACCAGCCTCTGAGCGAGGTTttggagaagcagaagcaataCGACCTTGACCTAGTCCAGCTTCATGGTGACGAGCCTATCGAGTGGGCAAGCCTCATCCCCGTGCCTGTCGTCCGATGCTTCAAGCCTGGCCAAGTTGGAATTGCGCGTCGAGGATATCATActgttcctcttcttgacTCCGGCTCTGGATCcggcaagcttctcaatgTCACCAATGTCCAGGCTGTTCTGGAGAGCGATCCTGAGCTTCGAGTCTTCCTTGCTGGTGGTCTCAACCCTGACAATGTGGCTGAATCTGTCAAGGCTTTGGGTCCCCTGGCTGATCGAGtgattggtgttgatgtaAGTAGTGGtgtggaggaggatggaaaACAAAGCCTAGACAAGATCGCAGCTTTTGTAAAGGCTGCCAAGGAAATTCGATAA
- a CDS encoding pre-mRNA-splicing factor CWC21 (At least one base has a quality score < 10): MSDNVGLNTPRGSGTSGYVQRNLAQIKPRDYGAPYPKDLDSLRHKQRQPDKGILEHDRKREVEVKVFDLRDKLEEEEVDEDEIDRRCDELRQKLFAEMNSGRRGGQRKTFKQHQVHEMADAKIKESERLRKALKISADYEEGGHWKRQEERLRNALEKEEEKDGGDDRKSEPRD; encoded by the exons ATGTCTGATAACGTTGGTCTCAACACTCCCCGTGGCAGTGGCACCTCGGGCTACGTCCAACGCAACCTTGCTCAGATCAAGCCTCGCGACTACGGCGCTCCTTATCCCAAAGACCTCGATAGCTTGCGACACAAGCAACGGCAGCCAGACAAGGGGATCCTGGAGCATGACCGCAAGCGCGAGGTCGAAGTTAAGGTCTTTGACTTGAGGgacaagcttgaagaagaaga GGtcgacgaggacgagatcGATAGGCGATGCGACGAGCTCCGACAAAAACTCTTCGCCGAGATGAATTCTGGGAGGAGAGGCGGCCAAAGAAAGACATTCAAGCAACATCAGGTTCACGAGATGGCTGATGCCAAGATTAAGGAGAGCGAACGACTACGGAAAGCATTGAAGATCAGCGCAGACTATGAAGAGGGAGGTCATTGGAAGCGCCAAGAAGAGAGGCTGCGCAATGCTttggagaaagaagaagaaaaggatgGAGGTGACGATAGGAAAAGTGAACCAAGAGACTAG